The following DNA comes from Bradyrhizobium sp. SK17.
TTCATCACCGCGTTGGCGGTGGCATCGATCCGCGCCTTGACCAGATCGAACTCGGCCTTGGTCGCGATCAGCGGCACCATCACCTCGAGGCCGACCGGCTTGCCGGTGCGCTTGCCGGCTTCGACGGCGGCCTCGAAGATCGCGCGCGCCTGCATCTCCGCGATCTCCGGATAGGCGATCGCGAGACGGCAGCCGCGGAAGCCGAGCATCGGGTTGAACTCGGACAGTTCGCGGGCGCGGTCGGCGAGCTTGCGCGGATCGGTGTTCATGGCGCGCGCCACTTCCTCGATCTCGGCCTGGGTATGCGGCAGGAACTCGTGCAGCGGCGGATCGAGCAAGCGGATCGTGACCGGCAGGCCCTTCATGATCTCGAACAGCTCGACGAAATCGGCGCGCTGCATCGGCAGCAACTTCGACAGCGCCGAGCGGCGCGACTGCTCGTCCTCGGAGAGGATCATCTCGCGCACGGTGCGGATGCGGGTCTCCTCGAAGAACATGTGCTCGGTGCGGCAGAGGCCGATGCCTTCGGCGCCGAACTTCACCGCGGTGCGCGCATCGTCGGGCGTATCGCCGTTGACGCGGACGCCGAGCTTGCGGACCTCGTCGGCCCAGCCCATCAGCGTGCCGAACTCGCCGGACAGTTCCGGCTCGATCATCGGCATGCGGCCGGCCAGCACCTGACCGACCGAGCCGTCGATGGTGATGACGTCACCGGTCTTGAAGGTACGCTGACCCACGCTCATGGTGCCGCGGCCATAATCGACGCGGATGGTGCCGCAACCGGAGACGCAGGGCTTACCCATGCCGCGCGCGACCACCGCCGCGTGCGACGTCATGCCGCCCCTGGTGGTGAGGATGCCTTCGGCGGCATGCATGCCGTGGATGTCTTCCGGGCTGGTCTCGATGCGGACCAGGATCACCTTGCGGCCGTCGGCCTGCAACTTGGCCGCTTCGTCCGACGAGAACACGATCTCGCCGGAGGCGGCACCGGGCGACGCCGGCAGGCCGGTCGCGATCACGTCGCGCTTGGCGGCCGGATCGATGGTCGGGTGCAGCAGTTGGTCCAGCGAGGCCGGATCGATCCGCGTCACCGCGTCCTTGCGCGAGATCAGGCCCTCATTGGCGAGCTCGACCGCGATGCGCAGCGCCGCCTTGGCGGTGCGCTTGCCGCCGCGGGTCTGCAACATCCACAGCTTGCCCTGCTCGACCGTGAACTCCATGTCCTGCATGTCGCGGTAATGCTTCTCGAGCAGCGTGTAGATCCGCGTCAGCTCCTTGAACGCGGCCGGCATCGCGGCTTCCATCGACAGCTTGTCGGACCCGCTCTCCTGGCGGGCCTCCTCGGTGATGTCCTGCGGCGTGCGGATGCCGGCGACGACGTCCTCGCCCTGTGCGTTGATCAGGAACTCGCCGTACAGCTTGCTCTCGCCGGTCGACGGGTTGCGGGTGAACGCGACGCCGGTCGCCGAGGTCTCGCCCATGTTGCCGAACACCATCGCCTGCACGTTGACGGCGGTGCCCCAGGATTCCGGGATGTCGTGCAGCTTGCGGTAGGTCACCGCGCGCGCGTTCATCCAGGATGAGAACACAGCTCCGATCGCGCCCCACAGCTGGTCGTGCGGATCCTGCGGGAAGTCGTGGCCGGTCTCCTTGGCGACCGCTTCCTTGTACTTGCCGACCAGTTCGACCCAGTCGTCGCCGGTGAGGTCGGTGTCGAGCGAATAGCCCTGGCCGTCCTTGAAGGTGTCGAGGATGTCCTCGAAATGATGATGCTCGAAGCCGAGCACCACGTCCGAATACATCGTGATGAAGCGGCGATAGCTGTCATAGGCGAAACGGCGGTCGCCGGAGAGCTCGGCGAGCGCTTCGACGGTCTGGTCGTTGAGACCGAGATTGAGCACGGTGTCCATCATGCCCGGCATCGAGGCGCGGGCGCCCGAGCGGACCGAGACCAGCAGCGGGTTCCTGGCGT
Coding sequences within:
- the ppdK gene encoding pyruvate, phosphate dikinase: MAKAVAKSKKTAAKTAGKTAAKSKPSAAARKAAPVRKALKKSAPKAAPKAAAKPAAKPAAKAPPKAVAKKVAPVAIKAGKWVYTFGDGKAEGQATLRDLLGGKGANLAEMANLGLPVPPGFTIPTSVCTYFYDHDKTYPKELKAQVEKALDYVGKLTGKTFGDARNPLLVSVRSGARASMPGMMDTVLNLGLNDQTVEALAELSGDRRFAYDSYRRFITMYSDVVLGFEHHHFEDILDTFKDGQGYSLDTDLTGDDWVELVGKYKEAVAKETGHDFPQDPHDQLWGAIGAVFSSWMNARAVTYRKLHDIPESWGTAVNVQAMVFGNMGETSATGVAFTRNPSTGESKLYGEFLINAQGEDVVAGIRTPQDITEEARQESGSDKLSMEAAMPAAFKELTRIYTLLEKHYRDMQDMEFTVEQGKLWMLQTRGGKRTAKAALRIAVELANEGLISRKDAVTRIDPASLDQLLHPTIDPAAKRDVIATGLPASPGAASGEIVFSSDEAAKLQADGRKVILVRIETSPEDIHGMHAAEGILTTRGGMTSHAAVVARGMGKPCVSGCGTIRVDYGRGTMSVGQRTFKTGDVITIDGSVGQVLAGRMPMIEPELSGEFGTLMGWADEVRKLGVRVNGDTPDDARTAVKFGAEGIGLCRTEHMFFEETRIRTVREMILSEDEQSRRSALSKLLPMQRADFVELFEIMKGLPVTIRLLDPPLHEFLPHTQAEIEEVARAMNTDPRKLADRARELSEFNPMLGFRGCRLAIAYPEIAEMQARAIFEAAVEAGKRTGKPVGLEVMVPLIATKAEFDLVKARIDATANAVMKETGVKLTYQVGTMIELPRACLMAGQVAETAEFFSFGTNDLTQTTYGISRDDAASFLGTYVAKGILEIDPFISVDRDGVGELVRIGVTRGRKTRPNLKVGICGEHGGDPASVAFCHEVGLDYVSCSPYRVPIARLAAAQAALGKEIASQA